In Hyphomicrobium denitrificans ATCC 51888, the DNA window CAGAATTCAACCTGCTCCTGATGTCCATTATTCGGCGGTTCCGCAAGGCGGTGCTTTTGGCTGACCGCCGGGCTTTTGTGCTTAGGGATCGAGTTGGACACAGCGCGCATTGGGCGCTGTTAACGGATTGTCGATCCTGACGATCGCTGCAGCTCAGGCCCGCATAATCACGGCATTGGCGCGTCGCTGCTTATTTGCAACAATCTCCCCATCGATTTCATAAACGCACCCGTTTTGAGAGAGGATGGCATGATCCCGACGAATAACTCCAGTGGCGAGCGGGATGGGAATGCCCTCTCCAAGGCCGCGCAAACGGCATTTGCCGACGAACGGACGGCGGCAGCTCAGGGCGCCGATCTTGCTCTGGTCACCGATCTGGCCAAGGCGGGCGATGCCAACATGACGGACGGAATCGAGGCGATCGTCGAGGGCGCCGCCCCAGACGACGCAAGCCGCCTACGCGATGCGCTGGGCTTGCCCAAGCCGTCCGGCAGGCCGCGCCGGACCAGCGACGAACTTGCCGACGATTGGCGCGATGGCGGCTATCCTTACAAGTTCAAGATGCTGCGCCGTGATTACGAGCAGGAGAAATTCATACTTCAGACGGAGCTGCTCAAGCTGCAGTCCTGGGTGAAGGAAGCGGGTCAACGCATCATCGTTTTGTTCGAAGGCCGCGATGCTGCAGGAAAAGGCGGCGCGATCAAGCGTTTCATGGAACATCTCAATCCGCGCGGTGCGCGCGTCGTCGCGCTGGAGAAGCCGAACGAGGTGGAGCGCGGCCAATGGTATTTCCAGAGGTATGTTCAGCACCTGCCGACGCTCGGCGAAATCGTGCTGTTCGATCGAAGCTGGTACAATCGCGCCGGCGTCGAGCGCGTGATGGGCTTCTGTTCGGATGAAGAGTATCGCGAGTTTTTGCGTGAGGTGCCGGATTTTGAGCGCAATCTCACCCGAAGCGGGATTCATCTCGTCAAGTTCTGGTTTTCCGTCAGCCGCGAGGAACAAAGTCGCCGGTTCAGGGAACGCAAAGTACATCCGCTGAAGCAATGGAAATTGTCGCCCGTCGACCTAGCCTCACTTGATAAGTGGGACGTATACACCCAGGCCAAGGAGGCGATGTTCTTTCATACGGATACTGCCGACTCGCCTTGGACCGTGATCAAGTCGGACGACAAGAAACGCGCGCGGCTCAACGCCATGCGTTTCATTTTGCACGCGATGCCGTATCCCGAAAAGGATCTTGCCCGCCTCGGAAGAGTGGATGATTTGCTGGTCGGTCGCGCCAGCACCATTCATGAGCGTGGCGAATACAGTCCAAAGAACGGTTGGATCAACCAACAATAGGCGTCAGCAAAAAATCGCTTTGCAAGAGCCTGGAAGTGGTGGCGGACCCTGCTCGGGTCCGCCGTTTTTTTTGATGGCTTTGCCGACTATTTTCTTGCGAGCAGATCGCGGATGTCGGTCAAGACTTTCAACTCCGCGCTGGGCTCCGCGGGCTTTTCGACTGCCTTTTCTTTTCTCGTCAGCCTGTTCATCGCCTGGATGACCATGAACAGCACGGCCGCGATGATGAGGAAATTCAGAAGTGCAGTGATGAATGCGCCGTAGCCGAGAACGGCTCCTTCCTTCTTGGCATCGGCATAGGCAACGCCGGTGTGCACCTTGTCGGACAGCGGCAGATAGTAGTTCGAGAAGTCGAGGCCGCCGGTCACCGCGCCGATGATCGGCATAATCAAGTCAGCCACGAGCGACGATACGATTGCGCCGAAGGCAACGCCGATGACGACGCCGACAGCGAGGTCGACGACATTGCCGCGAAGCACGAATTTCTTGAATTCCTCAAGCATGAGATGCCGTTCCTTTGTCCACGAGAAGATCAGCGAAATAATCATGAAGCCGGCTGAAGCCGCAACAAGCAGAACTTTGTGGTAATCGCGCCGCGACAGGCTAATAACCTCAGAAAGTGCAAAACTTCGCGGCTTGCAGCCATTTGAACGCTCGAAAGCTTAGGCCGATCCCTACGATGTTCTCTGATTTCACGAGTTCTGGTCGCGCGCGGTCGGGCTGGGCTCATGCTTATCAAGGAACTAACCGCGGCTTATACGGAGGGCGTGGCCGCCTTCCGCAAAGGCCGACCGACAAGAGTGCGAGATCCATGAACATTCCCGGCGCAGCGAAGTTGTTTTCTGCTGTTCAAGATGGCGGCCATCAGGATGTCGAACCGCACGGCGGCGACATCGACGCCATCGCCAAAAAGTATCCGAGCGCGCCGCAGCCGTGGATCGATCTCTCGACGGGCATCAATCCGTTTGCGTATCCGATCCCGCCGTTGTCCTCCGAGCTTTGGTCGCGGCTTCCGTTGCGCGTGGAAGATCACGAGCTTCGGCGCATTGCTGGGCAGCGCTATGGCGCATTCGACCTTGAGCGGATCGTAGCTGCGCCTGGCACGCAAGCGCTCATACAAATCGTTCCTCGCCTCATTGCGCCGTCCGACGTCGCGATCGTCGGCCCGACCTATCGCGAGCACGTGCGCTGCTGGCAAAGGCTCGGGCATGCGGTGCGCGTTATCGCGGACTTGGATGAAATCAGCGATGCGAAAGCCGTCGTCGTGGTCAACCCGAACAATCCGACGGGACGCCATTATGAGCCAAGTCGATTGCTCGCGCTCGCGGAGGACATGACGCGCCGTCAAGGTCTGCTCGTCGTCGACGAAGCGTTTGCTGACCTGCTCGGAGCCGAGCAAAGTCTCGTTCCGCTGCAGCCGCGATCCAGCATTATTCTGAGATCGTTCGGGAAGACCTATGGGCTCGCAGGGGTGCGTCTCGGATTTGCGATCGCGGAGCGGCGCATCGCGGAAGTTTTGCGATCATGGCTCGGGCCGTGGGCTGTGTCGGGTCCGGCGATTGCGATCGGGTGTCGCGCACTCGAGGATTCCGTGTGGCTCAGGCAGACGCGTGATCGTCTGGCAAATTCGGCCGAGCAGTTAGATCAGATGCTGACGGCCGCCGGGGGACGCATTGCGGGTGCGACGCCTCTGTTCCGTTTGGTGGATCATCCGCAGGCGGAAAACATTGCGCACAGGCTGGCGCTGGCGGGGATTCACGTGCGTCAATTCCCCGATCAGAGAACCTGGCTGCGTTTTGGCATTCCGAGCGAGTCGATGTTGCCGCGTCTCGAATCCGCGCTCGCCGGGCACATTTAACAAGAGCGCCTTCGTTCGTCAGCGTGCGACGTGAGCCAGCCGGCCGGCATCGTTTCTTATAAGCATTCTTATCTAGATCGATCGACGGCCCGCGTCCTGAAGGCCGACGGCGTTCTATCGTCATGCGATTCTGTGCCGTAATAAACCGGCGATTTTCTGGGCGTGCCTTTCAGGCAACAGAAGTTATTCAGTGTCCGCCTATTTGATACGGCGCAAATGCACCTTCTCAAAGTTTATTAATTAGGTACACAAATAACGAGGAGAGTGTGAAGCGATGGCGCGAGCAATTCGAGCGGCCCGGCGCGGTGAGTTGATCGTCACTGAACCCGAATTTGCACCAGGTTCTGTTGAACGTGTGAAGCTCAATGACGTGCGGGCGAGTCTCGCTGTTCTGGCCATTTTTGCGTTGCTTCCAAATACGGCCTCGGCTCAGTCCGCGGCACCGGGTGCAACTGTGGATTTGCCGCCGATCGTGGTGACGACAACGCAGAAGTCGCCGCAGGCGAAGGTGAAGAAGAATGCCGCGACCAAGAAATCGGCGGGCCCGTCTCAGGCGGAGCCGGCTGCTGATCCCGAACTAATCTCGGGAGGCGATGAATCGCAAAGCGCGCTCACCGCTACGGAACAGGCGACGAAGAGCCTCGAAAAGATACCTGGCGGCACCGATGTCGTTGGGCGCCAGGACATGCCGGTTGGCGTCAACGCGTCGCTTCAGCAGGCGCTGGCCTATGTTCCGGGCGTCGTCGTGCAAAGCTTTTTCGGCAGCAACGACCAGCCGCGGCTTCAAATTCGCGGGTCCGGACTGCAGCAGAATCCCTCGGAACGCGGCACGCTCGTGCTTCAGGACGGCTTGCCCATCAATCGCGCCGATGGCTCCTATATCGTCGGCTTTGCCGATCCGAAGAGTGCGGAGTTCGTCGAGATTTATCGCGGCTACACAGCGAACCGGCTCGGGGCGACAGTGCTTGGCGGCGCGATCAACTTCGTTTCGCCGACGGGTGTTACGGCGCCCGGCGCCGAGGTCAGCGTCGAAGGCGGAAGCTTCGGCCATTTCGCGACCAGCGTGGCGGCCGGGGCGCAGCAGGGTAATGTCGACGCGCACGCGAGTGTCAGCTTTGCGCAGCGCGACGGCTATCGCGAGCACAATGAATCGGAACGGACCAACGTCAACATCAATGTCGGTGCCCGCGTAAACGAGAACATCAATACGAGGCTGTTCTTCGGCTACACCGATCTCGGGTTCGATGTCGTCGGGCCGATCTCGCGCGCGATGATGGAGAAGGACCCGACCCAGATTTGCCTCGGGCCGCCAAGCTGCACCGGTCCGAACGTTAAACGCGATGATCCGCGGCGCGATGCTGAGCAGTTCCGCATCGGGTCGAGAACGTCCGCACGCTATGGCGCGAACCTGTTCGATGTGGCGCTCGGCTACACGTACACCGACGACAGTTTCACCTTCCCAATTTCCGGCGGCGTTCGCGATACGGACGGCGGCGATTTCACGACAGTCTTGCGCTATGCGTATGCGCCAGATGCCAGCCGCGCGCTGCCTCTGTTCGAGATCACCGGGCAGTATGCGATCGGCAGCGCCGATCGGCGCTACTACCTCAATAATCGCGGAAAAAAGGGCGCGCTGGTTGGAGACAGCGAGTTCGATTCCAGCACGCTTTCGATCAACGCCGGGTTCAACATTCCGCTGACCGACCGTCTGACGCTGTCGCCCTCCGTCGCCTACTCGTATGCGACGCGGGATAATGACGACCTGTATACCGATCCGACGCGTCCCTACATGATGTTTTCGGGCGCGAACGTCGTGACCGGAACGCGCCCGTTCGTCGATACGAGCTATGATCGGAGTTATTCCGGGTGGAGTCCCAGCGTGGCGCTCAGCTACGAACTCGCACGCGACCAGTCGGTGTTCGTGGCGGCAAGCCGGAGCTTCGAGCCGCCGACGCAGGATGACTTGATCGCCACGATCAACGGCAATCCGAATGGCAGCGCAGGCGCGACCGGAGCGGCC includes these proteins:
- the mscL gene encoding large conductance mechanosensitive channel protein MscL encodes the protein MLEEFKKFVLRGNVVDLAVGVVIGVAFGAIVSSLVADLIMPIIGAVTGGLDFSNYYLPLSDKVHTGVAYADAKKEGAVLGYGAFITALLNFLIIAAVLFMVIQAMNRLTRKEKAVEKPAEPSAELKVLTDIRDLLARK
- the cobD gene encoding threonine-phosphate decarboxylase CobD, which produces MNIPGAAKLFSAVQDGGHQDVEPHGGDIDAIAKKYPSAPQPWIDLSTGINPFAYPIPPLSSELWSRLPLRVEDHELRRIAGQRYGAFDLERIVAAPGTQALIQIVPRLIAPSDVAIVGPTYREHVRCWQRLGHAVRVIADLDEISDAKAVVVVNPNNPTGRHYEPSRLLALAEDMTRRQGLLVVDEAFADLLGAEQSLVPLQPRSSIILRSFGKTYGLAGVRLGFAIAERRIAEVLRSWLGPWAVSGPAIAIGCRALEDSVWLRQTRDRLANSAEQLDQMLTAAGGRIAGATPLFRLVDHPQAENIAHRLALAGIHVRQFPDQRTWLRFGIPSESMLPRLESALAGHI
- the ppk2 gene encoding polyphosphate kinase 2; its protein translation is MIPTNNSSGERDGNALSKAAQTAFADERTAAAQGADLALVTDLAKAGDANMTDGIEAIVEGAAPDDASRLRDALGLPKPSGRPRRTSDELADDWRDGGYPYKFKMLRRDYEQEKFILQTELLKLQSWVKEAGQRIIVLFEGRDAAGKGGAIKRFMEHLNPRGARVVALEKPNEVERGQWYFQRYVQHLPTLGEIVLFDRSWYNRAGVERVMGFCSDEEYREFLREVPDFERNLTRSGIHLVKFWFSVSREEQSRRFRERKVHPLKQWKLSPVDLASLDKWDVYTQAKEAMFFHTDTADSPWTVIKSDDKKRARLNAMRFILHAMPYPEKDLARLGRVDDLLVGRASTIHERGEYSPKNGWINQQ
- a CDS encoding TonB-dependent receptor family protein, with protein sequence MARAIRAARRGELIVTEPEFAPGSVERVKLNDVRASLAVLAIFALLPNTASAQSAAPGATVDLPPIVVTTTQKSPQAKVKKNAATKKSAGPSQAEPAADPELISGGDESQSALTATEQATKSLEKIPGGTDVVGRQDMPVGVNASLQQALAYVPGVVVQSFFGSNDQPRLQIRGSGLQQNPSERGTLVLQDGLPINRADGSYIVGFADPKSAEFVEIYRGYTANRLGATVLGGAINFVSPTGVTAPGAEVSVEGGSFGHFATSVAAGAQQGNVDAHASVSFAQRDGYREHNESERTNVNINVGARVNENINTRLFFGYTDLGFDVVGPISRAMMEKDPTQICLGPPSCTGPNVKRDDPRRDAEQFRIGSRTSARYGANLFDVALGYTYTDDSFTFPISGGVRDTDGGDFTTVLRYAYAPDASRALPLFEITGQYAIGSADRRYYLNNRGKKGALVGDSEFDSSTLSINAGFNIPLTDRLTLSPSVAYSYATRDNDDLYTDPTRPYMMFSGANVVTGTRPFVDTSYDRSYSGWSPSVALSYELARDQSVFVAASRSFEPPTQDDLIATINGNPNGSAGATGAAVFATPDLKAQTATTLEGGWKGRNGLLAWSAIAYYSWVHDELVSLRDASGVALGAVNADRTTHFGVEIGGAVDVTRDINVRLAYTYQDFRFDDDVLYGDNRLAGAPNHVVNAALRYTLTPGFWVESEVNWMPGWTPVDNANLLFNNPYVVVNLRSQYALNDNLSLYGEVLNVFDETYASATLIVEQAPNPAQAVFLPGDGRAFIGGMKARF